A region of the Myxococcus stipitatus DSM 14675 genome:
CTGTGGGCGTGTGGTGAGTCGAAGCTGGTGATGCCCAAGAAGGTCGCGTCTCCGGAGAACTTCGGCCATGCGGCGGGCATGTCGAGTCAGCGCCTGTGGCGCGCGAGAGATCGCCGCGTGACGGGTGGACGTGGAGCGAAGGCCTCGGGGGCCGCGAGCTTCGATTTCGAGGGAGTGGCCATCGACGCGGTCCACCCGCAGCTCGTGGGCATCGTCGAGCAGCACTACAGTGAGACGCAGGCGATGTTCTATTGGCTGGCGGACAGTGACAATGTTTCACCCTGGCAGGACAACCTGAGGGGGAGCTGAACCATGAATCGCACTCCTCGAAAGGTCGAAGTCGCGGACCCGCTCTGGAATGCCCTGGAGGCCATGAGTCGGGAGATGGGCGTGGACAAGGATGTCCTGGTCAACCAGGCCATCTTCGCGCTCGCGCGGCAGTTTGGATTCATCCAGACCACGCAGGTGAACCTCGCGGAGGCGGCCTCGTCGCAGGCGCCGGTGGTGACGCGAGAGGCGCCAGTCGTGGTGGCCGCCCCCGTGGTGGTGGCGAAGGCACTGGTCGAGGCGACGCCCGCCATCGTCGAGAGCACGCCCGCCGTGGAGGTCGCCGCACGCGTGCAGGAGCTGGTTCGCGACGTGGAAGAGAAGGTGGTTGCTCGCGCCGCGCCTGTCCCTGCTCCCGCACCCGTCGCGGTGGATGAGGTGGAGGAGGACGAAGAGGAGGAGCCGCGGACGGGCGAGCACGAAGGCGTGCCGGAGGAGCTGGAGGAGGACGCTTCCGCCAGCGCCAAGGCTCCCGCCGAGTCCGAAGAGTCGGAAGAAGAAGAGGCCGAGGAGAAGCCGCCCGTCGATGTGGAGGCGCTCCGGGAGGCCGTCGCGGTCCGCGTCCGGGACGTCGTGAGTGACGTCGACCGGATGGTGGAGGCCGTGGAGCCGAAGGCCGCCGACGAGGACTCGGACGACGACTCCGACGAAGACGAAGACGAAGACGAAGATGAGGACGAGGAGGACTCCTCGGACGAAGCGGATTCGGACGACGAAGACTCCGACGAGGCCGAGGACTCGGACGACGAGGACGCTTCGGACGAAGCGGATGCGGACGACGAGGACTCCTCGGACGAAGCGGATGCGGAGGAGGAGGCCTCGACCGGCGAAACCTCGGACGACGAAGACTCCGACGACGAGGAGGCTTCGGCGGGAGACGACGAAGGCGCGGACTCCGACGAAGTCGCGGCGTCGAGCGAGCCCGCGTTGCTGGATGACGGAGAGCCGCCCGACACGGACGCAGCGGCGTCGGCTTCGGGTGAGCCGGCGATGCTGGATGACGAGGACCCCATCACCGAGGACCGCAAGGTTCCGGCCCCGGTGAATCCGAAGCCGGACAAGACGATCATCGTTCAGGCCAAGCCGGAGCTGAAGGTGACCGTCAAGCTCGACGAAGGGGAGCCCGTGGTCGTCGCGAAGGAGCGCTTCATCCTGGGCCGTGGGCCCAGCGCCGACCTGATGGTGAAGTCCGCCCGGGTGTCGCGTGAGCACGCGGTGGTGTCGCGGGATGGGACCCACGTGTTCATCGAGGACCTCAAGTCCTCGAACGGAACCTGGTTCGACAACGCGCGCATCTCCCGTCGGCAGGTGTCCGACGGTGAGGAGTACCTGCTGGGCGGTATCCGCATCACCTTCTCGCTGACGACCTGAGCTTCACGTCGTCGCACTGCCTCCATCGTCCACCGTGACGGTGGAGGCGGTCGCGCGAAGGTCCTGGCACCTGTCGGCATCCACGAAGGTGCGGAATGGGCCGGGCGCTTCACGGTTGAGGGGCGATTCCCATGGAACTCGTACGCGCCGCCGAGCTGCCATTCCTGTCGTTGTCGACGTTGTTCGCCCGCTCGTTCGAGGGGTACTTCGTCCCGGTTCCCGATGCGCCGTCGGCCTTCGATGCGAGGGTGCGAAGCGAGCACATCTCGCTGATGGAGAGCCGGGTCGTGAAGGTGTCCGGTGAGTCCGCGGGGCTCGTGTTGATGGCGCGGCGCGGACGCGTCAGCCGGGTCGCGGGCATGGGCATCATCCCCCGTCATCGCGGCCAGGGATTGGGGGGCGCGATGCTGCGTCCGCTGATGGAGGAGGCGCGAGCGCGCGGAGACTCGCGGATGGTGTTGGAGGTCATCGAGCAGAACACCTCCGCGGTGAAGCTCTATGAGCGACTGGGCTTCCGGAAGACGCGGCGGCTGGTGGGCTTCACGGGGGCGCCCGCGCCGGAGCCCGGTGTGCTGGAAGAAACAGACCTGAGCGAGTGCGCGAAGCTGTTGCCGGACGGGCTGCCCTGGCAGCTCGACGCGGCCACGGTGCGAGGGTTGTCCTTGCCCGCCAGAGCCTTCCGCTGTGGCCCTGCCCGCGCGGTGGTGGCGGATGTCTCCGCGCCCGTGTTGGGATTGCGGTCGCTGGTGGTGGAGTCGTCGTCGCGAGGGCAGGGCGCGGGCCGCGGATTGCTGCGAGCCCTGGCCGCCGCGCACCCCGGGAAGACGGTGGTGGCGAGTGCCATCATCCCGGAGGGGCTGTGTGAGCGATTCTTCCTCGGCGCGGGTTTCGCGCAGTCACCGCTCACGCAGTTCGAGATGGTCCTGGACTTCTGAGGCCAGGACTCACCGCTCGCGCAGGCGCATCACGAGCGCCGTGAGGTGGTCCCTCGCGGCGGTGATGAGCTCGGGCCGCTGACTCTGGAGCGCCAGCCGGAACGAGGCGATGGCTGACGCCAGCTCCTCGCGAGGCAAGCCCGTGAGCTGGACGTGCAACGCATCCGCGCGAGCCAGGGCCGTCGTGTTGGGCAGCGCGTCCTGGGGGTGGAGCTTCAGCGCGGACATGGCTCGCCGCGCTTCCTCGATCTGCGCGGGTGTGAGCTTGCCGGGACGCTGCTCGATGACGAAGGACTCCTTGCGGCCCGTGGCGACGACGGTGATCTCCACCTCGAGGATGCCATTGAGGTCATACGTGAAGCGCACGTCGATGGACTGCTCACCCGCGGGCGCGGGGGCCAATCCGCTGAACGCGTACTCGCCCAGCTTCACGTTGTCGCTGCACTGCGCATGCTCGCCTTGGTAGACCTCCAGCCGGATCTCCCGCTGGAAGTCGCCGGCCGTCCAGTAGCGCTCCACGCGGCTCGCGGGGATGACGGTGCCTCGCTCCAGGATGGGGCTGAAGATGCCGGTGATGCGCCGGTGGCCTTGCTGGGCGGCGGTGCTCACCCCCAGCGTGAACGGGGCCACGTCCGTGACGACCAGGTCATCCACGGCCTGGTCTCCAGCCTTCATCGCCGCTTGCACCGCCGCGCCCATGGCGACGGCTTCGTCCGGGGGCAGCTTGCGCAAGGGCAGCCGTCCAAAGACTTGCGTCGCGAAGCCGGTCACCACGGGCATGCGCGTCGAACCACCGACGAGCAGGACCTCGTCGATGTCGGAGGCCTTGAGCGAGGCATCCTGCAAGGCCTGATGGATGGGGCCTCGCAGCCGCTCGAGCGCCGGGGCCCAGGCGTGTTCGGCTTCCTCTCGCGTGAGCGAGAACTCGAAGTCGACCTTGCGCCCTTCACCCACGGGAAGCTCGGGGAGCACGATGACGGTGCGGTCCGTCTGGGACAGCCGTCGCTTGGCCGCTTCGCACGCCTCCCGCATCCGAGCCCAGCCGGGGGGATGGGCTTCCAGGTCCACGCTCTTCGCGTGACGCAGTTGCAGCGCGAGGTGGCGCGCCAGGAGGGTGTCGAAGTCCTCTCCACCGAGCCGTGCGTCTCCGGCCGAGGATTGAATCTCGACCACGCCTTCGATGATCTCCAACACCGTGACGTCGAACGTCCCGCCGCCGAGGTCCAACACGACGGCCTTCATCTCCCGCTGCCGCTCGTGCAAGCCATAGGCGAGCGCCGCCGCGGTGGGCTCGTTGATGATGCGCTCCACCTCGAGGCCGGCGATGGCGCCCGCGTCCTTGGTGGCCTGTCGCTGCGGGTCACCGAAGTAGGCGGGGACGGTGATGACCGCCTCTTCGACGGGCCGCCCGAGGAAGGCCTCCGCATCGCGCTTGAGCGACGAGAGAATCAGCGCGGAGAGTTCTTGGGGTGAGTAGTCGCGGCTCCCCAGTCGATAGGTCCGTGAGGTGCCCATGTCGCGCTTGAAGGCGAAGGCGGCCTGCTCGGGGTGGAGGACCGCGCGAGCCCGTGCCGCCGCGCCGACCAGCATGTTCCCGTGGTCATCGAGCGCGACGGCGCTGGGTGTCAGGAACTCGCCGAGCGCATTGGGGATGATGACCGGGTGGCCGTTCCTGAAGACAGACACGAGGGAGTAGGTCGTGCCCAGGTCGATGCCCAGGATGGGAGACGGAGTGGAGGGGCTCATAGGCTTTGGGGACAGAGCTCTCGGAGCGCTGTTTCAAGACGGGTTTGCGCGTGGTTCCGCCGGAGCCGTCGCGCCGTGGCGACTTGAATGTCGGCGGGGCTTCGCGTGGTCATCTCCTCCACCGCGATGCGAAGCCGCAGGTAGTTCGTCGAGACCACGGCGCAGGTTCCTGACTCGGCCGAGGAGATGAGCTCGAAGAGCTTCGAGCAGGGGGGCTTCGTCTCCGCGTCTGGAGTCTCCTCGCACAGCACCCGGGCCTCCGCGCGCGCGGTGGTGGCGTGCTCCAGTCGTGACGGTGGAGGTCTGTCGGGAGTCGACCCGCCGATGACTTCCACTCCGACGGCGAGCATCAACAGGGCGATGAGGCCGAGGATGACGTACCAGGTGTACTTCCGCGCCGCCGCCGCATGGGTCGCCGGTGCGACGGGACGGGCCTCTCCACCGGGGTGTTGTTCGGCGGAGGGGGCTTGAATGTGAAGTCGCTGAAGAAGGGACGGTGTGCCGGTGCCCACGAAGCGCTCGCCCATCGCGGCGGAGAACAAGGGGCAGTGGGCTCGAAGCTGCTCGAGGGCCTCCGCGGTGCGTTCCGGCTCACGCCGGCGATAGGCCCGCAGGTGCTCGCGCGCGTTCTCGATGCTGCCGTTGATCACCGAATGGGCGAGGAGCCTGCGCACGCCGTTGGGGAAGTCGTCGCTCAGCGTCCCCAGCTCGAGAACCAGCGTCCAGAGCCAGGCCTCGTCCTGCTTCTCGAAGGCCTCATCGAGTCCCTCGGCCTTCAACCAGTCGGCGTAGCGCCGCTGGAACGTGCGGGCCTCGACGGGCTGGCCGTTCATGTGCAGGTGCAGGAGGAAGCCCAGGATCCAGGTGGGCTGGGGCGGAGGGTCTTCCGGATGGTCCTTCAGCGAGGCGAGTGCCAGGAGTGCCACCTGGCCCGCCTGTGCCCACGCATCGCGGGTGCCCAGCTCGTCGGCGAGCTTCCACAGGAAGGGCGGGTCGACCATCGTCCCGAGCAACTGGAGCTCGGCTCCCGTCAACGCGTGCGGGAAGACCTGGGCGAGGCCGACGAGGAACTCCGGATGCCCTTGGTTGGCGGCGTCCCGGAAGGCTTGAGTCGCCTCGGCCTCCTGTTTCGCGGCCAGCAGCGACTTGATGAGCCAGTGCCGGGCTTCCGCGGCTTCGGGGAGGGCCGCGACGGCCTCGCGGGCAATCTGGACCGGGGCGTCGAGCGGCGCATCCGAGGGGAGCGTGCTGAACCGCGCTCGGAAGGCATCGAGCCGCTGGTCCGCGCTCTGGGGGCGCTGCGGCGGAGGCGGCTGCGCGGTGCTGGCCTCTGGCTCGGAGTGGGTGCGAGGGGCTTCGGTCCCCTCGAGCGCGGCCTTGACCCGCTCATAGGCTTCTCGCAGCCGGGCGAACCCCTGAGGGTCCACCTCCGGCTTGCGTGTCTTCAGCACTCGCAGATACGCCCTGCGCGCGAGGTCGGGCGCGGTTCCCGCCTCCACACCCAGCTCCCCCCAGGCCTCTTCCAGTGTCATGAATGCCTGCACGCTACACTGGCGACTGGGCGGGAGAGAATCTCGACGGAGGGCCTGGCCATGCCCCGCGCTGGGAGTCAATGAAAAGCCCGACTCACATGCCAATCGCGTGAATCCGGCGGGCAGGGCAGCAGGCTCGCGAACA
Encoded here:
- a CDS encoding FHA domain-containing protein; translation: MNRTPRKVEVADPLWNALEAMSREMGVDKDVLVNQAIFALARQFGFIQTTQVNLAEAASSQAPVVTREAPVVVAAPVVVAKALVEATPAIVESTPAVEVAARVQELVRDVEEKVVARAAPVPAPAPVAVDEVEEDEEEEPRTGEHEGVPEELEEDASASAKAPAESEESEEEEAEEKPPVDVEALREAVAVRVRDVVSDVDRMVEAVEPKAADEDSDDDSDEDEDEDEDEDEEDSSDEADSDDEDSDEAEDSDDEDASDEADADDEDSSDEADAEEEASTGETSDDEDSDDEEASAGDDEGADSDEVAASSEPALLDDGEPPDTDAAASASGEPAMLDDEDPITEDRKVPAPVNPKPDKTIIVQAKPELKVTVKLDEGEPVVVAKERFILGRGPSADLMVKSARVSREHAVVSRDGTHVFIEDLKSSNGTWFDNARISRRQVSDGEEYLLGGIRITFSLTT
- a CDS encoding GNAT family N-acetyltransferase, which translates into the protein MELVRAAELPFLSLSTLFARSFEGYFVPVPDAPSAFDARVRSEHISLMESRVVKVSGESAGLVLMARRGRVSRVAGMGIIPRHRGQGLGGAMLRPLMEEARARGDSRMVLEVIEQNTSAVKLYERLGFRKTRRLVGFTGAPAPEPGVLEETDLSECAKLLPDGLPWQLDAATVRGLSLPARAFRCGPARAVVADVSAPVLGLRSLVVESSSRGQGAGRGLLRALAAAHPGKTVVASAIIPEGLCERFFLGAGFAQSPLTQFEMVLDF
- a CDS encoding Hsp70 family protein, with translation MSPSTPSPILGIDLGTTYSLVSVFRNGHPVIIPNALGEFLTPSAVALDDHGNMLVGAAARARAVLHPEQAAFAFKRDMGTSRTYRLGSRDYSPQELSALILSSLKRDAEAFLGRPVEEAVITVPAYFGDPQRQATKDAGAIAGLEVERIINEPTAAALAYGLHERQREMKAVVLDLGGGTFDVTVLEIIEGVVEIQSSAGDARLGGEDFDTLLARHLALQLRHAKSVDLEAHPPGWARMREACEAAKRRLSQTDRTVIVLPELPVGEGRKVDFEFSLTREEAEHAWAPALERLRGPIHQALQDASLKASDIDEVLLVGGSTRMPVVTGFATQVFGRLPLRKLPPDEAVAMGAAVQAAMKAGDQAVDDLVVTDVAPFTLGVSTAAQQGHRRITGIFSPILERGTVIPASRVERYWTAGDFQREIRLEVYQGEHAQCSDNVKLGEYAFSGLAPAPAGEQSIDVRFTYDLNGILEVEITVVATGRKESFVIEQRPGKLTPAQIEEARRAMSALKLHPQDALPNTTALARADALHVQLTGLPREELASAIASFRLALQSQRPELITAARDHLTALVMRLRER